A stretch of DNA from Streptomyces gobiensis:
CGCAGGGCCTGTTTGAGTTCATCGCGCTCCATCCGCTCATAGGCGCCCTCCTCCGCACTCGCCATGTCCGGCATCGGCTTGGAGAGCAGCTTCAGGCTGAGGATGCGGCGACGGAGCGTGGAGCGGGAGAGGTTGACCACGGTCTGCCGGAGGTACGCGAGTGTCTTCTCCGGATCCTTGACACGTCTACGCGCAGAGTGGACACGGATGAACGCCTCCTGCACGACGTCCTCGCAGGAGGCGGTGTCGTCCAGCAGGAGCGCCGCCAGGCCGAGCAGAGAGCGGTAGTGGGCGCGATAGGTCTCGGTGAGGTGATCGACAGTGGTTCCCGCTGCCATCGCGTCGTCAGAGTCCTTGCGGTGCACGGGAAACGTCGTGGAACGGGACGGGGACGAGGACGGGGAGGACGGGGAGGCGGACCAAGGCGCGATCACGGGCATACCCCCGGCCGCCGCCACACCACCGTGCACGGCCAGTAGGGGCGCTGCTGCGATTTCGAGTACCTCTGCCACGCCTGTTGGACACATGTCCCCCCGTCAGGGTTGTACGCGAAAGGCATCGTTTTTGACGATGCACTAAATGCCCCCATGCGTACCACCTAATTCCCCAATGCCCCGTCTTCACCGACGCCTTCGGCTATGAAGCGGCGGCAAAGACGCGCTCCGCCCGGCTGCCGGTTGCAGCCAGGCGGAACTAGCATCGTCGTTCAGACTGTTATTCCAGATCAAGCCGCAGTCTCACAACTCGATCACAACTACTGCATAACGTGCTCTAGATCGCTCCGGTCGCACTGAACGGGACGCCAGCCATGGGCGTCCCGTTCAGCTCACACGACTGGAGTCCGGTCAGCGACCGGTGCCACCGTAGACAACCGCCTCGTCGGAGTCGCTGTCCAGGCCGAAGGCGGTGTGCACGGCGCGGACCGCGTCGTTCACATCGTCCTGGCGGGTGACGACCGAGATCCGGATCTCCGAGGTGGAGATCAGCTCGATATTGACCCCACAGTCGGACAGCGCCTCGAAGAAGGTCGCGGTGACGCCCGGGTTGGTCTTCATGCCCGCGCCGACCAGGGAAATCTTGGCGACCCGGTCGTCGTAGCGCAGCGACTCGAAGCCAATCGTGCTCCGCTGCTTCTCCAGCGCCTCGATGGCCTTCTTGCCGTCGGTCTTCGGCAGCGTGAAGGAGATATCGGTGAGCCCGGTGGTCGCGGCGGAGACATTCTGCACGACCATGTCGATATTGAGCTCAGCGTCCGCGATCGTACGGAAGATCGCGGCGGCCTCGCCC
This window harbors:
- a CDS encoding SigE family RNA polymerase sigma factor, whose amino-acid sequence is MAEVLEIAAAPLLAVHGGVAAAGGMPVIAPWSASPSSPSSSPSRSTTFPVHRKDSDDAMAAGTTVDHLTETYRAHYRSLLGLAALLLDDTASCEDVVQEAFIRVHSARRRVKDPEKTLAYLRQTVVNLSRSTLRRRILSLKLLSKPMPDMASAEEGAYERMERDELKQALRGLQRRQREVLVLRYFADMTEEQIADTLGIARGSVKAYGSRGIAALRAAMETPA